The nucleotide window tgctagaattgtattaaccggaaacttagtacatgtgtgaatacatagacaaacagagtgtaacaccccggatgtaactttcccaatttgtacatccaactcttgccgtttccggcgttaagttaatttattttctcgggttcgggtttttgtctccgtgtgttgttgtcgttgtcatgcatctcatatcatgtcatcatgtgcattgcatttgcatacgtgttcgtctcatgcattcgagctttttccccgttgtccgttttgcattccggcgcttcgttctcctccggtggtcatttctacctttctttcgtgtgtggggattaaacatttccggattggaccgagacttgccaagcggccttggtttactaccggtagaccgcctgtcaagtttcatatcatttggacttcgtttgatactccaacggttaaccgagggaccgaaaaggcctcatgtgtgttgcagcccagcacccctccaatttggcccaaaacccacctaaaccttctccatcatctagatcattcgatcacgtcgcgtggccgaaaaccacaccttatttggactctcctagctccctctacctctatttaaagacccccttcgttttcttctccttcttcccccgaaaccctagatccgccaCTCCTCGCGCGCGCCGGACAACTCCCCCGCCGACGGACGCGTCCGCCCGCCGtgtccgccgccacgtggcacgccaCCATTGGCCTCCGCCGCCTCAGCCGCcactccctccgccgccggcccgggaggcccaccccgggcccccgaggcccgttcgccgccccgcgccgcctgggCTCCtcgcgcgccccgccgcctccttctctgccccaccgccgagccgccgccgcctcgcccacccggccgccgcgccgcctcgcccgctgtccaccgccgccgccacgccaccgcgggtcgccgccgccgccgcgcagcgcgccgcccccgccgccagCTCCCTCCTCCGGCGAGGATCCGGCGCCCCCGGCCCCTCTTGCCTCGGATCCGGTCACCTCCGGCGAAACTCCGGCCGCTACAGTGATTCCGGCCAACTTTGAAActcgtgcaaaccctagatccggaggttgaTTTTTCTACCAAGTCCTCGAAATTCCAGTCCATGTGCTcctgttcatagcctcgtaactttgtaTCCATAACttcgatttgtgcgtgtagcatatcaaaatgttcatctcagagagtacataatttcattccattgcatcattttcatttgagttcatcttgatgcccgaaatgctgttagaagagggctacttgagttaattgtcagatctgctgctccatttagatttttgtcatttttgccatgattattgtgtgcatgatatgccctgttgttctacatatgttttgttaagggttttgtcatctttccagaggtgcaacccatgtatttttgtgatgtgtgtggtgtctagcacaagcttgcaaagtggtgcacttagtaattctgttttcagggacttagcaattccactaagtccttgagctgtttatctcatatggtcatatgttcatgttgtttcctagtgatccgtgcctcttttgaggatgatcggtaagggtgttttgttaatcttgtagtgatgTATCCacccatgtctttgtttgcaattatggagcaccctagcttgagtcaatcgagctctacttttgctactttgtgaatctgggcagattgtcaacttgtttgcaactTTGCctatgatgttgtagttgatccgtgcatgctatgttattgttcttgccatgtctagcttgaattttgtgccttcttgttgggtgtatgcttgtcttgccatgacttgcaccatagtgagtgcatcgacctcgtaaacatgcctacttgagttatgtttcagcattttcactaagtctgtgatctgattatgttttggctatgttcacatgcttgcaattgtattttctgatcccttttggctcaaggtcactaagggacttttgttaagctctttgagtagctccatgtcatactttactttgccatgttcaggtcctgtagcatgtagttttgttgctccgaagagtgctacctgatctgaaattccagacaagtgttaatttcactaagtctgagatctgtttttcatatgcatttttgccatgcttgtttgaacctgttaatggatgaattggccgtagctcagtgctagacttttgttaagaatcttgaatgcatccctgccatgtattttgttgtcatgtttgggtgctgtagcatgttcatctcattgcatttagatggctacttgctgtaaatcgcagaccggtgtcatatttgaatcgcttgccatttccaaaccgtaactccgattccggcgttctttatatcgttttcaagcgatttcatctcatctttcaagtggcacacttggatttacaagttgaggccaggttcatgctttccttgtcaaatcttgcatatgcatcccgcatcgcgtcccgcatagcatatcatcattgcatcatattatttgagatcttgcacgtggttgattgtgtccttgttgcttgtttgtcttgtttgggtagagccgggagacgagttcgctaatgaggagcccgttgagtttgctttcgagtaTCCAGTCAAcgctgacaactgtgcaggcaagatgatcataccctcgaaatcactactatctttgctatgctaatttgctcgctcttttgctatgccaatgctacgatgcctaccatttgctttcaagcctcccaaattgccatgtcaaacctctaacccaccatgtcctagcaaaccgttgattggctatgttaccgctttgctcagcccctcttatagcgttgctagttgcaggtgaagattgaaggtcgttccttgttggaacatttatttacttgttgggatatcattatattgccatgttttcttaatgcatctatatacttggtaaagggtggaaggctcggcctctcgcctagtgttttgttccactcttgtcgccctagtttccgttatatcggtgttatgttcccggattttgcgttccttacgcggttgggttataatgggaaccccttgatagttcgccttgattaaagcttttccagcaatgcccaaccttggttttaccattcgccacctagcctctttttcccttgggtttccggagcccgagggtcatcttatttaaccccccccccccgggccaatgctcctctgagtgttggtccgaccgagtagactgcggggccacctcggggcaacttgagggttggttttactcgtaggatgtctcatctgagtgtgccctgagaacgagatatgtgcagctcctatcagtatttgtcggcacattcgggcggtgttgctggtcttgttttaacctgtcgaagtgtcttgaagaaccgagataccgagtctgatcagaacgtcttgggaggaggtctattccttcattgaccgtgagagcttgtcatgggctaagttgggactcccctgcagggatttgaactttcgaaagccgtgcccgcggttatgggcagatgggaatttgttaatgtccagttgtagataacttgaaccttaacttaattaaaatgaatcaactaagtgtgttaccgtgatggcctcttctcggcagagtccgggaagcggacacggtgttggagtaatgtttgcgcaggttgttctctagtttctcgctcgcgctttgcctcctcttctcgctctcttttgcgaataggttagccaccatatatgctagtcgcttgctgcagctccacttatatttaccttgccatacctataagcttaaatagtcttgatcgcgagggtgcgagattgctgagtccctgtggctcacagattactattacaccagatgcagggcctgatgattccgctccaggagacgcgtttgagctcaagtgggagttcgacgaagactctcaatgttactatgtttcctttccagatgatcagtagtggtgcccagttgggggtgaacgggaccgttgtcgcatgttgggttatcttttattttggcgccgtagtcgggccatgagtgtttggatgatgtaatgttatttatgtacttgattgacgtggcgagtgtaagccaactatgttatctcccctctATGAATTattttacatgggatgttgtgaagattgcctaacttgcgacatatgccttcaatgcgattatgcctctaagtcgtgcctcgacacgtgggagatatagtcgcatcgagggtgttacacagagtgtccctagtatgtctctacttgactagctcgttaatcaaagatggttaaatttcctagccatggacatgtgttgtcatttgatgaacgggatcacatcattagagaatgatgtgatggacaagacccatccgttagcttagcataatgatcgttcggttttattgctactgctttcttcatgacttatacatgttcctctgactaagagattatgcaactctcgaatatcggaagaacaccttgtgtgctatcaaacgtcacaacataactgggtgattataaagatgctctacaggtgtctccaatggtgtttgttgatttggcatagatcgagatgaggatttgtcactctgtctatcggagaggtatctctgggccctctcggtaatgcacatcaccataagccttgcaagcaatgtgactaatgagttagttgcgggatgatgcattacggaacgagtaaagagacttgccggtaacgagattgaactaggtattgagataccgacgatggaatctcgggtaagtaacataccaatgacaaagggaacaatgtatgttgttatgctgtttgaccgataaagatcttcgtagaatatgtaggaaccaatatgagcatccaggttccgctattggttattgactggaaatgagtctcggtcatgtctacatagttctcgaacccgtagggtctggaCGCTTAAcattctgtgacgatttgtattatgagttatgtgattttatgaccgaagtttgttcggagtcccggatgagatcggggacatgacaaggagttttgaaatggtcgagacgtaaagatcaatatattggaaggctatattcgaatattggaaaggttccgagtgattcaggtatttttcggagtaccggagagttacaggaattcgtattgggccttaatgggccatacgagaaaggagagaaaggcctaaAGGGTGgtcgcgccccttccccatggactggtccaaattgtactagggaaagggggagcccccttccttccttctccttctccctttcctttgtcctattccatgtgggaggtggaatcctactaggactagggagtcctagtaggactccacactttgggcacgccctatgagggccggtctcctcctccctccatcctttatatacgtggccaaggggcaccccatagacacacaagttgatcattgatcccctagccgtgtgcggtgccccctccaccataatccacatcggtcatatcgtagcggtgcttaggcgaagccctgttctggtagcatcatcatcaccgtcatcacgccatcgtgctgccaaagatctccctcgacactcagctggatcgagagttcgtgggacgtcaccgagctgaacgtgtgcagatcgtggaggtgtcgtactttcggtactaggaccggtcagatcgtgaagatgtacgactacatcaactgcgttgtcataacgcttccgcttactaTCTACGAGAGTACGTTGACAACACTATTCCCCTCTTggtgctatgcatcaccatgatcttgcgtgtgcgtaggaatttttttgaaattactacgttccccaacacctagTCTCACAGCCTAGGCACGACATCAGACGTGTCGTGGGCCAGCATGACCAGTTTAGCCATGCACCGGGGTAGGCCCATGATGGGTCGGGCACGTGTGCTAATGGGTCGGCGCACCTGGCACGACTAAGGTGGCCCAGTCTAATTGTTTGTTCGGGCTTAGTGTAACATTTGGCTAGTTTTGGGTTGTCCAGGGGAGTTTTTTTAAATGTCCCAAATCTCAAAACTATATTATTGTTTTAGATATTTCATTTTATTACCCGGTCATTGTTATGTCGAAGGAAGACCAACTCTTCATTGTCACCTCGACCGAACAGCCTCTTTTCATGGACAGCTAGGCCGAAGAGGGCTCTTTGTGGCCGCTACAAAGGAAGACCACTTTTCATGGCCCCCAACGAGAAAGAGTTTCGGGATAAGGTTCAtgtccttcttcttccttctacCGGCTGGCCATCTCTCTTTCTATCTCTATCTTCTCTGTATCTCtatcccctctccctctcactcTATTTGTTTCTTCGCCAATCTCGCCCGATCTAGCTCATTTTTTGGCCATAGAGGCATACTCCCTGCGGTGACGTTTTGAACGTCGTCCCTTTGGAGGAGAACTCAAGGGACTAGGGCTTCAGGGCAAGGAGCTCGAGTAGAGGTAGAAGGCTTTACTGTGGAGGCCGGCCTCGTCCCCGGCATGTCAGGGGTGACGACCACCCTCGAGCCGTCAAGGCTCTCTAGATAAAACTTCCTCCCTTCATAAATAAGGGCTAGTTCCTCATCTTCATGAAAAACAGGGTCCTTCGCCCGACGATGCGTCTCCGCTTCGGGTGCGGGACTGCTTACAGTCTCGATCCAGCGCCTCCATCTCTGTGCGGACTCAGTAAATGGTCGGTAGGATGAATTAACTATTAGAACAACGCGGGTAGACAAGGAAATATGGGATAACTTACTATGTCAGTAAGGTTGTAGTAGGATAGTCCATCTCGGAATCGCTGCCTGGCAAAATCTTCCGCTGACCCTTGGTAGATACTGGCTAGTGCGGTCCCAAAGGCCGTTTGATCAAAAAAGCTTTTCCGAATTGATCGAGAGGCATCCTCCTCCCCATTGTACATACACAAAGGGTGTTGGCGCTGCCGAAGTGGCTGGACTCTTCGGTTGATCTCCATAGCCATCACGTCTATTATGGTGAGGCTAGTGCTGGACAACTGCTTTACCTGAGCTGCCAGATTAATTACATCGGCACCCTCCTCTGGAGCGGTGCTCCGTGGTCTCCAGGTATAGCGCCTCCTCGGGGGGCTCTAAGGAGAACGAGGGGAGTCCAGGCCAAACTGGGTCGAGAAGTAGAACATCTTCTATATAAACCACTCGGATGGCCAGACCTATGTATCCTCCTGAGGTGTCCCTGATGGGTAGTTAGTCCCTTCGATTCGACAGACCTCGGCCGCTCCCACTTCAAATAGCCTCGTCCAAGGAGCAAGGCACTATGCAAAAATACTTCCTCCATAGATCGAAGTGCGCCTCGCATCCGAGGTGCATCTCGCAGAGGGCAACGAACCCCGCGATGTGTAGAATCGAGTTGGGTGAGGTGGTGGAGTTGTAATCCATAGAACTCAAGCAAACCCCGAAGAAAAGGGTGGATAGGAAATCCCAGGCCACGTAGGAGGAAGGAAACAAAACATACCCTTTTGCCCTCTCGAGGGGTAGGGTGACTCTCCGTGTGTGCTTGCCCATTCATGGACATTAATCTAGGGCGAGTGGCGGCCAGATTCGAATCTAGTAGATATCCTTGGGTAGCCAGGTGCTCCAATTGGATACCCAAAACGACGCAACTTCCCTAGTCACCTCTGATGGGGCTGTGGCGCACCTCAAAGAACCTGTGTCGCTCACCATTGGAAAAGTTCTCGAGGTTGGACTTGGGGGGAAAGGGAGGCTTGCATGGTTTGCTTGAGGGGAAGGGCTGAGATGTACTATAGAGTAAAATTTGGGTGTTCTGCTCATAAATAAAAAGGAAAGAAACCGATGCTTTGACGTCTCGCCTTAAAGGGACTCGATTCCCCAAAAAGACACGGTTACCAAGGTCAGAAATTGGAAGCCACGTGTAGTGCCCCCCCCCCCAGGTAAGACCATCAACCGTGCCGAGGACTCTTAGAAGCCGAACTACGGGTGTCAAACACGGGAACTCGCCTATCGAGCCGAAGACACCGGGATCGAAGTCCATGAGCGTTGTCCTTAGTGTCGAAGACCAGTTCAGGGGCTACTACTGACGGTGTCCGGGAATAGGGGGTACTAACCTAGTCAGCCTATGGTTCTCGGACTGGGCTGGTGGGCCCCCCACTCTCGTCATGATGGACTCCGGAACCTACATGGATGTTCAAGACCACACTTGTCGAAGACTTTGCGTAGATTCCAAGATATCTTCTATCGCCTCCAAATGATCCCCTGGATACCGACCATGTAACCCTAGATGCCCTGCCTGGCGTGTATATAAGCCAAGGGGTTTAGCCTGTAGAGGGACCGAATCACAATTACATTCACCTAGCCCTAGAGGTAGAACACAACtcatgatctcgaggtagatcaactctgtacttgatacatctccatcaaTAACAAGAGTAGGacgtatggttttacctccatcaagagggcccgaacctgggtaaacattgtctCCTCTgttcctgttaccatcgatccgcGATCCACAACTCGGGATCCCCTACCTCGAGGTCTGCCGAATTTCACACCGACACCGAACCTTGTTCGTAAAGGTTCGGTCATTCCCTTTAAGGGCACCACTAGTGGAATCACGatatcttgcattgtgcgaggatTTGAgaagaatacggtggccctagtggcttattggggagcattgtgcctccacaccgctccaacggagacgtacttctcCTCAAAGGGAAGGAAATTCAGTAACACATCCTTGTCTTCACCGGCTTCATTTGTGGTTACTTCTTACCTTTACTTTATGCAAGCTCTATTAGTGTTGTATCATTTGCTTGCTTGTGTTGTTGTTGTTACTAGCATCATATAGCTTGCTCActtagttgcatatctagacaacatATTTGTTGCTAAACCTAATTTgttaagaaaaaataaaaattggTAGTTGTCTATTCACCCCcttctagtcaaccatatcgattaTTTGAGGGCTAAATGGCAAAACACATCTGCCAGCGCGGTTCAGACAGTTCTGACCACGCGGTTCAGACAGTTACAGATGGTTTGAAGGCGGCGTAGCGATGGCCTTACATTATTGACAGGCAGCGTAGCGATGGCCTTACATTATTGACattcattttcttcttcttccaaACGACCATTGGGTTGAATTCATTATTATTGATAATCATATACAAGAAATCGTACGACGCTTCTTTACGAGTGCCCTTTTTTAAGCATTTCTTTACGAGTACATAAATTGTACGACATTTATTCGCTGCAATCTTGTCACACATGCACGCATGAATAGCATGCGCCTGCAATCGACGTACGGAGGATCGCTCGATCGATTATTCACTCAAATCGCTTCATTTTCTGACCGTCCAAAAAATAACTAATGTAATTCCCGGCCATCTTCACCGTCGATCAGTGCCTCTGAAGGAAGTCCTGGATCCAGTAGCTGGACTTCTTGCGGTACCTGGCGAGCGTGGCATAGTCGACGTAGATGAGGCCGAACCGGTCCTTGAATCCGTCACCGAACTCGAAGCCGTCCAGGAACGTCCATGTGATGTAACCCTTCACGTTCACCCCCTCCCTAGAGAGGCACGGTAAAATGTTAAACATCGAATGGAAAAATAGTACTCTGAAATTTGtttggagtaatgcttgatgtATCATCTTCACAGTCCTAGAGAAAAATTGATGTGTGTGCGCGCACGTACTGGATGGCCTTGTGCACGAACTTGAGGTGGTTGACGTGGAAGGAGATGCGGGTGTCGTCCTTGAGCGCCTCTTTGATCGGGATTGTGCTGTTGTTCGCCTCGTCGGTGCCTGCATCGAACAGCAATACTATCAGTTATACTTGAACTGAACCGAGGGACAAATCAACAGAAATGGTTTTCTGGTTTACCGTTTTCGGTGATGTAGATGGGGCGGTTGCCGTAGATCCTCCGGATGTAAAGCAGCAGCTCGCGCAGCCCAGGCGGGTAGTTGAAGAAGATGGGCGTGTACGCCTACATACAAAGATATATGCGTACGTACATTCATTCAGATCGATGATGAAATCTCTTGTGAAATCAGCTCGATACTGCACCCGCAAGATCGTACCGGTGGGCCGATGGGGACGCCGTTGCGGTAGCCGGTCTGGTTGACCCGGTGGTCGGTGCCGTACGACGGCTGGCGCCGGTCGGGCGCGCGCGCGGCGGCCTGCGCGTAGTTGCTCGTGTAATAGTTGAGGCCGAGGAAGTCGTAGGACCCCTTGAGCATGTCGGACTGCTCCTTGGTAAACTCCggcagccggcggccgaccagcCGGCGCATCGTCGCCGGGTACTCCCCGAACGCCACCGGGTGCATGAACCAGCCGAGCATGAAGTCCAGGCTGCGCTTCACGGCGTGCCGGTCGGCGTCGGAGGCGGCGTCGTAGGGGATGAACCAGTGGGACACCTGCACGATGCCGACCTGGCCCCGCTGCGCCGGCTGGTACCTGGTGCGGTACAGGCGCACGGCCTCGGCGTGCGCGATGAGGAGGTTGTGGCCGGCGATGTAGGGCTCCGTGGAGGAGTCCCCGGCGCCGCAGGCCTTGGACACGTACGGCGAGCAGCGGCCCGGGGCCGTGCTGCCGCTGCCGTAGCCGAAGGCGCAGAAGATCATGGGCTCGTTGAAGGTGGTCCAGAACTTCACCCGGTCGCCGAACAGCTTGAAGCACAGCTCCGCGTACTCCACGTAGTCCTTTCTGCACGTGACGTACGTACTATGTCAAGTACACTACTCACAAACGACTTCCATTATCTCTAAGAACAGTAGCTTCATTACATGATGTTTTCGCTCAAGAAGCCTCCGTATTTGTCCTCGAGGACCTGGGGGGTGTCGAAGTGGAAGATTGTGACGAAAGGCGTCAGACCTGCAGCCACGGAACAACGTTCGTCAGAGCAAGTTCTTCTTTTTCAATGGATGAACAGAAAGGTACGTCTTGATTCATTACCTCTAGCCAAAACCTCGTCGATGAGGCTGTTGTAGAAATCGACCCCTGCTTTGTTGATTCCTCCGGCTATGGTTCCGTCTGCAGCAACCGGTCAGTCAGAACAAAATGTTGAACTAGCTACATTCAGTTATTTCGACACTCTGCTCAAACTTGACCCTACTTGGAAGGATCCTGCTCCACGCAAGGGAGAACCGGAAGGTGTCCATATTCATGTCGGTTATCATCTTCAGATCGTCCTGCATTCACAGATCCACGACGAGATCGGTCAAAGCA belongs to Triticum urartu cultivar G1812 chromosome 7, Tu2.1, whole genome shotgun sequence and includes:
- the LOC125522648 gene encoding beta-glucosidase 28-like; amino-acid sequence: MQDDLKMITDMNMDTFRFSLAWSRILPNGTIAGGINKAGVDFYNSLIDEVLARGLTPFVTIFHFDTPQVLEDKYGGFLSENIIKDYVEYAELCFKLFGDRVKFWTTFNEPMIFCAFGYGSGSTAPGRCSPYVSKACGAGDSSTEPYIAGHNLLIAHAEAVRLYRTRYQPAQRGQVGIVQVSHWFIPYDAASDADRHAVKRSLDFMLGWFMHPVAFGEYPATMRRLVGRRLPEFTKEQSDMLKGSYDFLGLNYYTSNYAQAAARAPDRRQPSYGTDHRVNQTGYRNGVPIGPPAYTPIFFNYPPGLRELLLYIRRIYGNRPIYITENGTDEANNSTIPIKEALKDDTRISFHVNHLKFVHKAIQEGVNVKGYITWTFLDGFEFGDGFKDRFGLIYVDYATLARYRKKSSYWIQDFLQRH